One window from the genome of Paramormyrops kingsleyae isolate MSU_618 chromosome 3, PKINGS_0.4, whole genome shotgun sequence encodes:
- the ntpcr gene encoding cancer-related nucleoside-triphosphatase isoform X1 produces the protein MFKHVFLTGPPGVGKTTLVQKACEALTSSGVAVEGFYTEEVREGGRRVGFDVVSVTGKRGILSRIGCSSGSSAGRREHRVGQYLVDLVSFESLALPLFRNASPGGRAVFVIDEIGKMELFSQDFIRAVRQMLGSSGRPVLGTIPAPKGRPLGLVEEVRSRSDVKLFIVTKENRNHILQDIVAALQESLGQTA, from the exons ATGTTTAAGCACGTTTTTCTGACGGGACCCCCTG gtGTGGGTAAAACCACCTTGGTCCAGAAGGCCTGTGAAGCCCTGACATCATCTGGAGTGGCTGTTGAAGGCTTTTACACCGAGGAGGTCAGGGAAGGAGGGAGAAGAGTTGGATTTGATGTTGTCTCTGTGACAGGAAAGAGAGGGATCCTCTCCAGAATTGG GTGTTCGTCTGGCTCGTCTGCAGGACGACGCGAGCACAGGGTTGGCCAGTATCTGGTAGATCTGGTGTCTTTTGAAAGCTTGGCACTTCCACTTTTCAGAAAC GCGAGCCCCGGGGGCCGGGCAGTCTTCGTGATCGACGAGATCGGGAAGATGGAGCTCTTCAGCCAGGATTTCATCCGGGCGGTGAGGCAGATGTTGGGCAGTTCTGGGCGGCCCGTCCTTGGCACCATTCCTGCTCCGAAGGGCAGGCCGTTGGGGCTGGTGGAGGAGGTGCGGAGCAGGTCGGATGTCAAACTTTTCATT GTAACCAAAGAAAACAGAAACCATATCTTACAAGACATTGTGGCCGCTCTGCAGGAGAGTCTTGGACAAACGGCGTGA
- the ntpcr gene encoding cancer-related nucleoside-triphosphatase isoform X2: MFKHVFLTGPPGVGKTTLVQKACEALTSSGVAVEGFYTEEVREGGRRVGFDVVSVTGKRGILSRIGCSSGSSAGRREHRVGQYLVDLVSFESLALPLFRNASPGGRAVFVIDEIGKMELFSQDFIRAVRQMLGSSGRPVLGTIPAPKGRPLGLVEEVTKENRNHILQDIVAALQESLGQTA, translated from the exons ATGTTTAAGCACGTTTTTCTGACGGGACCCCCTG gtGTGGGTAAAACCACCTTGGTCCAGAAGGCCTGTGAAGCCCTGACATCATCTGGAGTGGCTGTTGAAGGCTTTTACACCGAGGAGGTCAGGGAAGGAGGGAGAAGAGTTGGATTTGATGTTGTCTCTGTGACAGGAAAGAGAGGGATCCTCTCCAGAATTGG GTGTTCGTCTGGCTCGTCTGCAGGACGACGCGAGCACAGGGTTGGCCAGTATCTGGTAGATCTGGTGTCTTTTGAAAGCTTGGCACTTCCACTTTTCAGAAAC GCGAGCCCCGGGGGCCGGGCAGTCTTCGTGATCGACGAGATCGGGAAGATGGAGCTCTTCAGCCAGGATTTCATCCGGGCGGTGAGGCAGATGTTGGGCAGTTCTGGGCGGCCCGTCCTTGGCACCATTCCTGCTCCGAAGGGCAGGCCGTTGGGGCTGGTGGAGGAG GTAACCAAAGAAAACAGAAACCATATCTTACAAGACATTGTGGCCGCTCTGCAGGAGAGTCTTGGACAAACGGCGTGA